A portion of the Elusimicrobiota bacterium genome contains these proteins:
- a CDS encoding radical SAM protein: protein MKARPADLSKLRSSGSDVTLIEELTWLDGAAVAARHLEDTITLRCRNRCLSCPQPKMRRDIPWKVVSKGLQEYARRPDRRVGEMELVLTGGEPSMAKSFLDIARLGRDLGFGAVSVISSSESYADARFARAVYDAGIRRVLLSFHSHRPKVYHFFTGTRGQYDRAVRGFSNCLSLPFASVSCNMVVNRLNYRDVPAHAAFLAGLGAAPTARAPLSLVLSVLEENPKWENLCVPHRAAAPYIRRACEEGRLPIRRFAGDWTMPVCVGGLGEASPSLAPLARRDSATWYAPRGWTPSGSPPPEAFRRVKASACRGCAMDPVCAGLGRTYAGRFGTGELAPVPRRLSAPGRGERILSW from the coding sequence ATGAAGGCCCGCCCGGCGGACCTCTCGAAGCTGCGGTCGTCGGGCTCCGACGTCACGCTGATCGAGGAGCTCACCTGGCTGGACGGCGCCGCCGTCGCGGCGAGGCACCTCGAGGACACGATCACGCTGCGCTGCCGCAACCGCTGCCTGTCCTGCCCGCAGCCGAAGATGCGCCGCGACATCCCCTGGAAGGTCGTCTCGAAGGGCCTGCAGGAGTACGCCCGGCGTCCGGACCGGCGAGTCGGCGAGATGGAGCTCGTGCTGACCGGGGGCGAGCCCTCGATGGCGAAGTCCTTCCTGGACATCGCGCGCCTGGGCCGGGACCTGGGGTTCGGGGCGGTCTCGGTGATCTCGAGCTCGGAGAGCTACGCCGACGCGAGGTTCGCGCGCGCCGTCTACGACGCCGGCATCCGGCGCGTGCTGCTGTCGTTCCACTCGCACCGTCCGAAGGTCTACCACTTCTTCACCGGCACGCGCGGGCAGTACGACCGGGCCGTCCGCGGTTTTTCGAACTGCCTGAGCCTGCCGTTCGCGTCCGTGAGCTGCAACATGGTCGTCAATCGCCTGAACTACCGCGACGTGCCCGCGCACGCGGCGTTCTTGGCCGGCCTGGGGGCGGCGCCGACCGCGCGGGCGCCGCTGTCGCTCGTGCTGTCCGTCCTCGAGGAGAACCCGAAATGGGAGAACCTCTGCGTGCCCCATCGCGCGGCGGCGCCCTACATCCGCCGCGCCTGCGAGGAGGGCCGGCTCCCGATCCGGAGGTTCGCGGGGGATTGGACCATGCCGGTGTGCGTCGGAGGGCTGGGCGAGGCGTCGCCTTCCCTGGCCCCGCTCGCGCGCCGCGACTCCGCGACCTGGTACGCGCCGAGGGGCTGGACGCCGTCGGGCTCGCCGCCGCCGGAGGCCTTCCGCCGCGTCAAGGCCTCGGCCTGCCGCGGCTGCGCCATGGACCCCGTCTGCGCCGGCCTCGGCCGGACCTACGCCGGGAGGTTCGGGACCGGCGAGCTCGCGCCGGTGCCGAGGCGCCTCTCCGCGCCGGGCCGCGGCGAGCGGATCCTCTCGTGGTAG
- a CDS encoding radical SAM protein → MGLRNWKSSLQLFVTRRCQLRCRYCAVIKGGEDMTPATALKGVDLLLGSRSEELTLEFYGGEPLLAFDVIREATEHAARRGRSLGKRLRFHIATNALLLDDRKLEWMARHGFLVVLSWDGAPRTHNLERVAGGGGLDTYEVLRRKVEKVLLSGVTCSVIPVATPASVKALDRNLEHLLAHGVRSFDLNYSIGVEWPRRAQDDYFAQMLRFAGRHRRELAAGEIRIGNLRGDVEPGVINPEFTVDTDGTIRLLTEWLMECVPPGAPTPRPLGSVHDAPAYDSLYINRFHCARAHFAMYAGNPGQRRVILNNIAFGRRYGEFFMGLRRWISKAAPRRRADEPEPPREIRAYAP, encoded by the coding sequence ATGGGCCTGCGCAACTGGAAGTCGAGCCTGCAGCTGTTCGTCACGCGGCGCTGCCAGCTGCGCTGCCGCTACTGCGCCGTGATCAAGGGCGGGGAGGACATGACGCCGGCGACCGCGCTCAAGGGCGTGGACCTGCTGCTCGGCTCCCGGAGCGAGGAGCTGACCCTCGAGTTCTACGGCGGGGAGCCGCTGCTCGCCTTCGACGTGATCCGCGAGGCGACGGAGCACGCCGCCCGGCGGGGCCGGAGCCTGGGCAAGAGGCTCCGTTTCCACATCGCGACGAACGCCCTGCTGCTCGACGACCGCAAGCTCGAGTGGATGGCGCGGCACGGGTTCCTCGTCGTGCTCTCGTGGGACGGCGCGCCGAGGACGCACAACCTCGAGCGCGTCGCCGGCGGCGGCGGGCTCGACACCTACGAGGTCCTCCGGCGCAAGGTGGAGAAGGTCCTGCTCTCCGGCGTGACCTGCTCGGTGATCCCGGTGGCCACGCCCGCGAGCGTCAAGGCGCTCGACCGGAACCTCGAGCACCTCCTCGCGCACGGCGTCCGCTCCTTCGACCTGAACTACTCGATCGGCGTCGAGTGGCCCCGTCGGGCGCAGGACGATTACTTCGCGCAGATGCTCCGCTTCGCCGGGCGCCATCGCCGGGAGCTGGCCGCCGGGGAGATCCGCATCGGCAACCTCCGCGGCGACGTCGAGCCGGGGGTCATCAACCCGGAGTTCACCGTGGACACGGACGGGACCATACGGCTGCTGACGGAATGGCTGATGGAGTGCGTGCCGCCCGGGGCCCCGACCCCGCGCCCGCTCGGCAGCGTGCACGACGCGCCCGCCTACGACTCCCTCTACATCAACCGCTTCCACTGCGCCCGCGCGCACTTCGCGATGTACGCCGGGAACCCGGGCCAGCGCCGCGTGATCCTCAACAACATCGCGTTCGGACGGCGCTACGGGGAGTTCTTCATGGGCCTGCGCCGGTGGATCTCGAAGGCCGCGCCGCGGCGGCGCGCCGACGAGCCCGAGCCCCCCCGCGAGATCCGGGCCTACGCCCCCTGA